The Lodderomyces beijingensis strain CBS 14171 genome assembly, chromosome: 4 genome has a window encoding:
- a CDS encoding 40S ribosomal protein eS25: MAPKIQQTKAAKAAAALAGGKKGKKKWNKGKVKDKAQHIVILDQEKYDRILKDVPTYKYVSVSVLVDRLKIGGSLARVALRQLEDDGIITPVLKHSKQAIYTRAQ; this comes from the coding sequence ATGGCGCCAAAGATCCAACAAACTAAGGCCGCtaaagctgctgctgccttgGCCGGTGGTAAGAAAGGTAAAAAGAAGTGGAACAAGGGTAaggtcaaggacaaggcTCAGCACATTGTCATCTTGGACCAAGAGAAATACGACAGAATCTTGAAGGATGTCCCAACCTACAAGTACGTTTCCGTTTCCGTTTTGGTTGACAGATTGAAGATTGGAGGTTCGCTTGCCCGTGTTGCTTTGAGACAGTTGGAGGACGACGGAATCATTACCCCGGTCTTGAAGCACTCCAAACAAGCCATCTACACTCGTGCTCAGTAA